Below is a window of Candidatus Dependentiae bacterium DNA.
ATACTGGGCTTGATCATAACAGATTCCGCGCGTTTGCAAATAAAACAATTGAGCTTCATCGTGTTTTCCTAAAGCACTTCCGTGAGAGCATTGCACTTGATGTGCTTTAACTTCCATTTCTGGCAATGAACTCGCACGAGCAAACTCACTTAAAAGTAAATTTCTATTTTGCTGATCTGCACGCACATGTTGCGCATTTTCATCAACTACCGTTTTTCCATTATAGGAAACACTTGCTTGATCATACAGCGCTCCACAAAGCTGCACCGTGCTTTGTGTGCGCATTGCGTGGTGCTGAGTATTAATCATCAATTTTAAATTGGCATTTTTTCGCACAAGATAAAAACCGACAACTGCTAGTGATGCGCCGATGCCGTTTAAATGTGATTCAATAGAAAAATTATTTTCTGATTCGCTTTCAAGCGCAAGGCCATATTCAAGAGATGCATGTTCCTCAATAAAGAAGCGATAAGAAATAGTTTGCGCACACAAATTTTTAGAGTTTTCTTGAATAAGAATACAGAAGCTACCGTTGCTCACATGCACCGAAACTGAGCAGTGAACTGCATTTGCTTGCGGTACAATAAAAATTGTTGTTCGTATATTCCGCTCTATGAAAATATCAATGGTACTATTATCAGCTTGCACGGTGATTGATTGATCTGATCCAATAATAAATTTTTGATAGTTGTGCGCGTTCATTAGCCTATTGAGCCTTCCATTTCATGCTCAATTAACCGATTAATTTCCACCGCATATTCCATTGGTAAAAGTTGCACGAATGCGTCAATGAATCCATTCACCATCATTGCGCGAGCTTGCTGTTGGCTCAATCCACGGCTCATTAAATAAAGCAGTTGTTCTTCATCTACGCAACTTACGCTTGCTTCATGCCCAATATCGCAATCATTTTCTTTAACATCGATCGTTGGATAGGTATCTGAACGAGAATGTTTATCCAAAATAAGTGCTTCGCATTGAACCTTTGAACGAACAGAATGTGCACCGTTAACTACTTTCAATAAACCGCGATAGGATGAACGCCCCCCATCTTTACTAATCGATTTTGCGATTATTGAGGAAGTTGTGTTTGGCGCTGTATGAATAATTTTTCCACCAGAATCTTGATGCTGATTTTTTCCGGCGACCGCAATAGAAATAATTTCACCTTTAGCAAACTTGCCGCGCAAAATAATCGCAGGATATTTCATAGTAATTTTGCTTCCGAAATTCCCATCAACCCATTGTACGAATGCATGCGCATCAGCAACCGCGCGTTTTGTCACCAAATTATAAACATTTGGCGCCCAGTTTTGAATCGTCGTATAGCGAACATGCGAACGTTCATGCGCACTAATTTCTACAACAGCGCTATGCAATGAACTGCGCCTATAAATTGGCGCACTGCAGCCTTCAACATAGTGAACAAAACTTTCAGGCTCAGCAATAATCAGCGTTCTTTCAAACTGCCCCATGCTTGCACTATTGATTCTAAAATAGGCCTGCAACGGCAAATCGATCTTAACTCCTTGTGGAACGTACACAAAACTTCCGCCGCTCCAAACGGCAGAATTGAGCGCTGCAAATTTGTTATCGTGAGGCGGAATAATGGTGGCAAAATATTTTTTCACAAGATCAGGAAAATTTATAAGAGCGTCATTTAAATCTGTAAAGATAACGCCTTGGTCTGCCCATTCTTTTTTAAGGCGTTTATACACGATCTCAGATTCAAATTGAGCACCAACTCCGGCCAGCATTTTTTGTTCAGCTTGCGGAATACCAAGTTTTTCAAACGTTTCTTTTATATTTGCCGGAACGGCATCCCAAGAATCGTGCGACTTTTCAAGAGGGCGCACATAATAATAAATATCACTCGGATCAAGTTCCGATAAATCGGCACCCCAAGACGGCATTGGTTTTTTTTCAAAAATTTCGAGCGCTTTAAGACGAAAATCGGTCATCCATCCCGGTTCATTTTTTTGATTGGAGATGGTAATAACCGTTTCTCGATTAAGCCCCTTACCTGTTTTAAAATAAGATTCAGAATGTTGGGCGTGTTCAGATTCGGTAGCCATCGTACCCTTTTAATTCAATATCCCGCGCTAATTGAAAATCTCCACTTGATTGCAAAACGCCGTCAATCAAAATATGAACTTGATCAGGAATGCAATAATCTAAAATGCGTTGATAATGCGTAATCAAAAAAAGAATCATTTCTGGTTGCTCTTTACGCACTAGTTCCAGAGCTTTACCAACTGCGCGTAATGCATCAACATCGAGCCCTGAATCAATTTCATCAAGAACTGCAACGCGTGGTTTAAAAAGCAGAAGTTGTACTATTTCAAAACGTTTCTTTTCGCCGCCTGAAAATCCATCATTAACGGCACGATCTAAAAACGAACTTCCAAGCCCTAACAGCTCAAAAAGCTCTTCAACGCGCGCACGAAATTCTTTGACTTCTGGCCTCTGGCCTGTGAGGGCTGCTTGAGCTTCTTTTAAGAAAGTAAATACATTTACCCCCGGCAATGCCTGCGGGTATTGGAAAGCGATAAAAAGACCAGATTGGGCCCTTTTATGAGGCGGCAAATCTAGCAGGTTTTTCTTATTTAATAGTGCGCTACCAGAAATGGCTTTATATTTAGGGTGACCGGCTAGGGCGTATGCTAACGAGCTTTTTCCAGAGCCATTAGGGCCCATAAGTGCGTGAATCGAACCGCTTGAAAGCGTCAGCGAAAATTGCTTAATAATAGACTTTTCTTCGATATAAACAGAAAGATTCTCGATTATTAGCGTGTTCATTATAAAAAATGCTCAAGGTAGGTATAAAACATGCTTTTGATTGTACCACAGCGGGCTTTGATCGCAAGGTAAATATAAATTATTTCTAATTGACAATTATGAACTGCCTGGTAGACT
It encodes the following:
- a CDS encoding SufD family Fe-S cluster assembly protein, whose protein sequence is MNAHNYQKFIIGSDQSITVQADNSTIDIFIERNIRTTIFIVPQANAVHCSVSVHVSNGSFCILIQENSKNLCAQTISYRFFIEEHASLEYGLALESESENNFSIESHLNGIGASLAVVGFYLVRKNANLKLMINTQHHAMRTQSTVQLCGALYDQASVSYNGKTVVDENAQHVRADQQNRNLLLSEFARASSLPEMEVKAHQVQCSHGSALGKHDEAQLFYLQTRGICYDQAQYLLTEGFISDSLSKASTQTTIMLKKRLSELL
- the sufB gene encoding Fe-S cluster assembly protein SufB, which gives rise to MATESEHAQHSESYFKTGKGLNRETVITISNQKNEPGWMTDFRLKALEIFEKKPMPSWGADLSELDPSDIYYYVRPLEKSHDSWDAVPANIKETFEKLGIPQAEQKMLAGVGAQFESEIVYKRLKKEWADQGVIFTDLNDALINFPDLVKKYFATIIPPHDNKFAALNSAVWSGGSFVYVPQGVKIDLPLQAYFRINSASMGQFERTLIIAEPESFVHYVEGCSAPIYRRSSLHSAVVEISAHERSHVRYTTIQNWAPNVYNLVTKRAVADAHAFVQWVDGNFGSKITMKYPAIILRGKFAKGEIISIAVAGKNQHQDSGGKIIHTAPNTTSSIIAKSISKDGGRSSYRGLLKVVNGAHSVRSKVQCEALILDKHSRSDTYPTIDVKENDCDIGHEASVSCVDEEQLLYLMSRGLSQQQARAMMVNGFIDAFVQLLPMEYAVEINRLIEHEMEGSIG
- the sufC gene encoding Fe-S cluster assembly ATPase SufC; translated protein: MNTLIIENLSVYIEEKSIIKQFSLTLSSGSIHALMGPNGSGKSSLAYALAGHPKYKAISGSALLNKKNLLDLPPHKRAQSGLFIAFQYPQALPGVNVFTFLKEAQAALTGQRPEVKEFRARVEELFELLGLGSSFLDRAVNDGFSGGEKKRFEIVQLLLFKPRVAVLDEIDSGLDVDALRAVGKALELVRKEQPEMILFLITHYQRILDYCIPDQVHILIDGVLQSSGDFQLARDIELKGYDGYRI